The following proteins are encoded in a genomic region of Plasmodium vivax scf_6590 genomic scaffold, whole genome shotgun sequence:
- a CDS encoding variable surface protein Vir18-like (encoded by transcript PVX_011110A): MADWRKRNSMVTDMYQKLYGPTCTSDYIKTKTEIEHKIDKFNYSDPKNYCRNCHEIRKNITEKSKQLQHCYRLSGFHPIESIYRIKEFINKCPDPPKCKNPVVPPPNRPVPEKQTNKDPCRGDAKCKPKTVPAKEQKAKSPGLVSRNPKSRSPEVQNSLERNIGSSKEKVNSLKEPQTTPSTGSLGTQDDRSKSIVRQSSVNPETISRDTGDSHSSSSSQVEDIKKGISAADQPGGQNAGCNQHQDQCVRAQINQGLIDDNKEAAAANSVNGSIVDKSTLGEEHVDGQHPSRIQDTSGITTPSNNLASGDEFLVPQGGIGTGGDGGHNHDASHSPNSDHIDVLRVNTADGESSGIEGSHSLRVVSDVLCNGDSCITGQGDELTDDVGDKSGIFNKIFSTIQANKDNVINTSIPMGIVLLLSLLFKYTPLWRILTKRNRKKQSHMNEKLQRVLQQPSIGSEERSVPFSYSAFEYSS, from the exons atggcaGACTGGCGGAAACGTAATAGTATGGTAACTGATATGTACCAAAAACTGTATGGTCCTACATGTACGAGTGATtatattaaaacaaaaactgAAATTGaacataaaattgataaatttaACTATAGTGACCCAAAAAATTACTGTAGAAATTGCCAtgaaataaggaaaaatataactgaAAAATCTAAACAGTTACAGCATTGTTATCGTTTATCAGGATTTCATCCAATTGAAAGTATTTACAGAATAAAGGAATTTATAAACAAATGTCCTGATCCTCCTAAATGTAAAAACCCTGTCGTGCCTCCTCCCAATAGACCGGTTCcagaaaaacaaacaaataaagaTCCTTGTAGAGGAGATGCGAAATGTAAACCAAAAACCGTTCCtgcaaaggaacaaaaagcTAAATCACCAGGATTAGTTTCACGGAATCCTAAAAGTAGAAGTCCAGAAGTACAAAATTCACTAGAACGAAATATTGGCTCTTctaaagaaaaagtaaattcACTAAAAGAACCCCAAACAACGCCTTCTACTGGTTCTCTTGGTACTCAAGATGATAGGTCTAAATCAATAGTTCGTCAGTCTTCGGTTAATCCTGAAACAATA AGTCGTGATACTGGGGATTCCCATTCAAGTAGTAGTTCTCAAGTagaagatataaaaaaaggtatttCTGCAGCTGATCAACCTGGTGGCCAAAATGCAGGCTGTAATCAGCATCAAGATCAATGTGTTCGTGCTCAAATAAATCAAGGTTTAATCGATGATAATAAGGAAGCTGCTGCTGCAAATTCTGTTAATGGATCTATTGTAGATAAAAGTACTCTTGGTGAAGAACATGTTGATGGACAGCATCCTTCTAGAATTCAGGATACAAGTGGTATTACAACACCATCTAATAATTTAGCTTCTGGTGATGAATTTCTTGTTCCTCAAGGCGGAATTGGTACAGGTGGTGATGGAGGTCATAATCATGATGCTTCACATAGTCCAAATAGCGATCATATTGATGTTTTACGTGTTAACACTGCTGACGGTGAAAGTTCTGGTATTGAAGGTTCTCATTCCTTAAGAGTTGTCAGTGATGTTTTATGTAATGGAGATTCTTGTATTACAGGACAAGGTGACGAATTAACTGATGATGTTGGTGATAAATCaggtatatttaataaaattttcagtACAATACAAGCCAACAAAGACAATGTCATAAATACTTCAATACCCATGGGAATTGTTCTGTTGCTAagccttctttttaaa tacacTCCTTTATGGAGGATTCTTACTAAGAGGAATCGGAAGAAACAGTCGCATATGAACGAAAAGCTACAAAGGGTACTACAACAACCTTCAATTGGAAGTGAAGAAAGAAGTGTTCCATTTTCATATAGTGCTTTTGAATATTCATCATAG